A part of Lacinutrix sp. 5H-3-7-4 genomic DNA contains:
- a CDS encoding TonB-dependent receptor codes for MRKLTILILCLFSLSATFSQTEISGTVKDNAGFVIPGANVIILDSNSGASSDFDGNFTFTTNLTGTQQLQVSYIGYTTYTQNIELTGTPITLNIVLQEGNNLEEIVLTASSTFRSQKEAPLSISSKGIKEITRLSANSQADILRDVPGITAEGGGGETATNLFVRGLPSGGQYVFNPLQYDGMPLMSTFGLNSSAHDVYARPDVGFKGVEFVRGGSAVLYGAGSVAGIINYTSKTGDSNDENLINVEWGNNGRLKTDFYTGGQLGSEDSNTYYAFTGFVRKDDGPIETGLTTKGAQFRGNIKQKFENGSFTVHGQYINDKAQFYLPLPLDGNSRERLNGNDGEEVNQLLSGELANTSFLTPGGVYESPIEDGVYTKGGYVLADFNYNLNDNLRFKSKVKYASYQHNFALYVGGSGDYGNPITLNDYVAAVAPNNTAFNATYQGGAGNQINGNDLVIENLHVDRLRPMTDYSGEASFILKSDNGIHTYTAGTFLARTEAEDVNYQYRVLSEFNNNPQLVNLSYTDAGGNNVIYSEGGLYNRIGMTANNYLTQSRTAFYFTDEMVFDRWRFDVGFRIESTTGTFRRGNIEESQVYEDTELTTSLQNVQFADGTFTTGEIKDTDWAISLAGLYKLTDATNLYANFSKGYFFPQQRGFSPTPGIRDTNYEAETIIQGEIGAKFGTSKFSGSVAAYYVGLSDRIRIDQAISGGQLVDQARSEQSTQTLGLEATAKYKFTDYLNATATLTYQNHEITTNQTEDLVNGTTSTINEGNEIARQPNVLGNLGINFDNKVFDANFSVNHTGKKFTDDTNNVELDAITIARLGAGYTFKTNEETALRFGVSVFNLFDSSGITEGNPRAGIAGQSADGDFFVGRPILPRRLFLTATFNF; via the coding sequence ATGAGAAAACTAACTATCTTAATTTTATGTCTTTTTAGCTTATCCGCAACATTTTCGCAAACCGAAATTTCTGGTACAGTTAAAGATAATGCTGGGTTTGTTATTCCTGGAGCGAATGTTATTATTTTAGACAGTAATTCTGGAGCTTCATCAGATTTTGATGGAAATTTCACTTTTACTACAAATCTAACAGGAACACAACAATTACAAGTATCTTATATTGGGTACACAACCTATACTCAAAATATTGAATTAACAGGAACTCCAATTACACTTAATATAGTTTTGCAAGAAGGAAACAATTTAGAAGAGATTGTACTTACAGCATCTTCTACATTTAGGTCACAAAAAGAAGCTCCTTTATCTATTAGCTCTAAAGGTATTAAAGAAATCACTAGACTTTCTGCTAATAGCCAAGCAGATATTTTAAGAGATGTTCCTGGTATTACTGCCGAAGGTGGTGGTGGTGAAACGGCAACCAATCTTTTTGTAAGAGGTTTACCATCTGGTGGACAGTATGTATTTAATCCTTTACAATACGACGGTATGCCACTTATGAGTACGTTTGGTTTAAACTCATCTGCTCATGATGTTTATGCAAGACCAGACGTTGGATTTAAAGGTGTAGAATTTGTACGTGGCGGATCTGCTGTATTATATGGAGCCGGATCTGTTGCTGGTATTATTAACTACACAAGTAAAACAGGAGATTCTAACGACGAAAATTTAATAAATGTTGAATGGGGAAATAATGGAAGACTAAAAACCGATTTCTATACCGGTGGTCAATTAGGTAGTGAAGACTCTAATACATACTATGCATTTACAGGTTTTGTAAGAAAAGATGATGGACCAATAGAAACAGGTTTAACAACTAAAGGAGCACAATTTAGAGGAAACATAAAACAAAAATTTGAGAATGGATCCTTTACAGTTCATGGTCAATATATTAATGATAAGGCACAATTTTATTTACCATTACCGCTTGATGGAAATTCAAGAGAAAGACTAAATGGTAATGATGGTGAAGAAGTAAATCAATTATTATCTGGAGAATTAGCAAACACTTCATTTTTAACTCCTGGTGGCGTTTACGAAAGCCCAATTGAAGATGGTGTTTACACAAAAGGTGGTTATGTTTTAGCAGATTTTAATTATAATTTAAACGACAATTTAAGATTTAAATCTAAAGTTAAATATGCCAGCTACCAGCACAATTTTGCACTGTACGTTGGTGGTAGTGGTGATTACGGCAACCCAATTACTCTTAATGACTATGTTGCTGCAGTAGCGCCAAACAATACTGCATTCAATGCAACATATCAAGGTGGCGCAGGCAACCAAATTAACGGTAACGATTTAGTTATAGAAAATTTACATGTAGATAGGTTGAGACCTATGACAGATTATTCTGGTGAAGCAAGTTTCATTTTAAAATCAGATAACGGCATTCACACTTATACTGCCGGAACTTTTTTAGCAAGAACAGAAGCCGAAGATGTTAACTACCAATACAGAGTACTTTCAGAATTCAATAATAATCCACAACTTGTAAACTTAAGTTATACAGATGCTGGTGGAAATAATGTTATATATTCTGAAGGAGGTTTATACAACAGAATAGGTATGACAGCAAATAACTACCTAACACAAAGCAGGACTGCCTTTTATTTTACAGATGAAATGGTTTTTGATAGATGGCGTTTTGATGTGGGTTTTCGTATAGAATCTACAACAGGTACATTTAGAAGAGGTAATATTGAAGAGTCTCAGGTTTATGAGGATACCGAGTTAACAACTAGCTTACAAAACGTACAATTTGCCGATGGCACTTTTACAACAGGTGAAATAAAAGATACAGATTGGGCAATATCTCTGGCCGGATTATATAAATTAACAGACGCTACAAACCTATACGCAAACTTCTCTAAAGGATACTTTTTCCCACAACAACGTGGCTTTAGTCCAACACCAGGAATAAGAGACACTAATTATGAAGCCGAAACAATTATACAAGGTGAAATTGGTGCCAAATTTGGAACCTCAAAATTCTCTGGATCTGTTGCAGCATACTATGTAGGATTAAGTGATCGTATTAGAATAGACCAAGCCATTTCTGGAGGACAGTTAGTTGACCAAGCTAGGAGCGAACAATCTACACAAACTTTAGGTCTTGAGGCAACTGCTAAATATAAATTTACAGACTATTTAAATGCTACTGCTACTTTAACATATCAAAATCATGAGATTACAACTAATCAAACCGAAGATTTAGTTAATGGCACTACAAGTACTATTAATGAAGGTAATGAAATAGCTAGACAACCTAATGTATTAGGGAACCTAGGAATTAATTTTGACAACAAAGTATTTGATGCAAACTTCTCTGTAAATCATACAGGTAAAAAGTTTACAGACGATACAAATAATGTAGAATTAGATGCTATTACAATTGCAAGATTAGGTGCTGGTTACACATTTAAAACAAACGAAGAAACAGCTTTACGTTTTGGTGTATCTGTCTTTAATTTATTTGATAGTTCTGGAATTACAGAAGGTAATCCAAGAGCTGGAATTGCAGGACAGTCTGCAGATGGAGACTTTTTTGTTGGACGTCCAATTTTACCAAGACGTTTATTTTTAACAGCTACTTTCAACTTTTAA
- a CDS encoding LacI family DNA-binding transcriptional regulator, with translation MKKEVTTLKKLALELNLSTSTVSRALNDHPDISLQTKKRVKNLAQSLNYVPNIFAKGFRNHKTNIIGVIVPNITHYFTTTMVRGILKEAEAKGYRVIISESNNDENKQKEMFNTMLQFGVDGILASLTKRTREVEQILSTLNNLPIVLFDKVSNKIPCTQITINDEEAAYNVVEHLINIGKKRIAIIKEGDYSYNSEKRYLGYKKALLDNNIELNEKLVLSVEDISLKEGKRMANILLSAKKRPDAIFAITDAAAIGVMQALKKFNVEIPRDIAVVGFSNSSHSTIVEPKLTTVDQSGEKMGKVAVKYLIDEIEAETESVSSKLVEIKSSIIIRESSFKA, from the coding sequence ATGAAAAAAGAAGTTACAACCTTAAAAAAATTAGCGTTAGAGCTAAACCTATCTACCTCAACAGTTTCCAGAGCTTTAAATGACCATCCTGATATAAGTTTACAAACCAAGAAGCGTGTTAAAAACTTAGCACAATCTTTAAACTATGTGCCTAACATTTTTGCTAAAGGTTTTAGAAATCACAAAACAAATATTATAGGTGTTATAGTACCAAACATAACGCATTACTTCACTACTACTATGGTAAGAGGTATATTAAAAGAAGCTGAAGCAAAAGGTTATAGAGTTATTATATCTGAATCGAATAATGATGAAAACAAACAAAAAGAAATGTTTAACACTATGCTGCAGTTTGGAGTAGATGGTATTTTAGCCTCACTAACAAAGCGAACTAGAGAAGTAGAACAAATTTTATCTACATTAAATAATTTACCAATTGTTTTATTTGATAAAGTTTCTAACAAAATACCATGTACACAAATAACGATTAACGATGAAGAAGCCGCTTATAATGTTGTAGAACATTTAATTAACATTGGAAAAAAACGAATAGCTATTATAAAGGAAGGCGATTATTCTTATAACTCTGAAAAACGTTATTTAGGTTACAAAAAAGCCTTACTAGATAATAATATTGAATTAAATGAGAAACTAGTGCTTAGTGTTGAAGATATTTCTTTAAAAGAAGGTAAAAGAATGGCAAATATATTACTTAGTGCAAAAAAACGTCCTGATGCCATTTTTGCAATAACTGATGCTGCAGCAATTGGAGTTATGCAAGCATTAAAAAAATTTAATGTAGAAATACCTAGAGATATTGCTGTGGTTGGTTTTAGTAACTCATCTCACTCAACAATAGTAGAGCCAAAACTCACAACGGTTGATCAATCTGGAGAGAAAATGGGAAAAGTAGCTGTTAAATATTTAATAGATGAAATTGAAGCGGAAACAGAAAGTGTTTCTAGCAAATTAGTAGAAATAAAGAGTAGTATTATTATAAGAGAATCGTCTTTTAAAGCTTAG
- a CDS encoding AraC family transcriptional regulator, which translates to MKHINITAESTAETVKQIQLIIGGVIVERWGEYTLQVDNDIAKGDIRFITFDWGGSLLEYNITFFEEVELKMDTSKYNPIHFTYCLNGYCEHKFDSQKQRKRLEQFQSVIISSKNGGFNYGYFPKDIKLEINVIQINRVKFINKRLNDASLLNQNLYNVFCDTDHENVFSYFGTYNLKLADKISALRKIKNKGMMRLLLIEGQVYQILALHMEQHKKDVAIKKKKTSLSKTELKQIRELSKQILKNVSTNYTVAELSNISGLPQAKLQEGFKFLYARTVIEYIRHVRLEKARDLMSTTNLNISEIVYSIGFSSRSYFSKIFKKKYNISPSAFLKNKLREVA; encoded by the coding sequence ATGAAGCATATTAATATCACTGCAGAAAGTACTGCCGAAACTGTAAAACAAATTCAATTAATTATTGGAGGTGTTATAGTTGAGCGTTGGGGAGAATATACACTTCAAGTGGATAATGATATTGCTAAAGGAGATATAAGATTTATAACCTTTGATTGGGGTGGAAGTTTATTAGAGTATAATATTACTTTTTTTGAAGAAGTAGAACTTAAAATGGACACCTCTAAATACAACCCAATTCATTTTACTTATTGCTTAAATGGGTATTGCGAGCATAAGTTCGATTCTCAAAAACAAAGAAAACGCTTAGAGCAATTTCAATCTGTAATAATCTCATCAAAAAACGGAGGTTTTAATTATGGGTATTTTCCTAAAGACATAAAATTAGAAATAAACGTCATTCAAATAAACCGTGTAAAATTTATAAACAAAAGGTTAAATGATGCTTCATTACTAAATCAAAACCTATACAATGTATTTTGTGATACAGATCACGAAAATGTATTTTCATACTTTGGAACATACAATTTAAAACTTGCCGATAAAATTAGTGCGCTAAGAAAAATTAAAAATAAAGGTATGATGCGTTTATTGTTAATAGAAGGACAAGTCTACCAAATTTTAGCTTTACATATGGAGCAACACAAAAAAGATGTTGCCATTAAAAAGAAAAAAACTTCACTCTCTAAAACAGAGTTAAAACAAATACGAGAACTTTCTAAGCAAATTTTAAAAAACGTATCTACAAACTATACAGTTGCAGAACTTTCAAACATCTCTGGATTACCACAAGCAAAACTTCAGGAAGGATTTAAATTTTTATATGCCAGAACTGTAATAGAATATATAAGACATGTACGCTTAGAAAAAGCTAGAGATTTAATGAGTACAACTAATTTAAATATTTCTGAAATTGTTTACTCTATAGGTTTTAGCAGCCGTAGTTATTTTTCTAAAATCTTCAAGAAAAAATACAATATTAGTCCGAGTGCTTTTTTAAAAAATAAGCTTAGAGAAGTTGCTTAA
- a CDS encoding DUF2911 domain-containing protein, with amino-acid sequence MKKLLFIIAIAITATTVNAQEFAKMDKSPMDRAYFPAGAPHRAFKKDAAEKMALEPQIRVTYSRPAKKGRDVFGGLLKFGEAWRIGANESTEILFVNDVNFGGKNIKAGRYSLIIIPTATEWTLKLNTGLDGWGNYGYDASKDIASITAPVAKSSKEIENLSIALYEASKNTVHLKIGWDKSIAEFPISIK; translated from the coding sequence ATGAAAAAACTATTATTTATTATCGCAATTGCTATTACAGCAACAACAGTTAACGCTCAGGAATTTGCTAAAATGGACAAAAGCCCAATGGATCGCGCTTACTTTCCTGCTGGAGCACCACATAGAGCCTTTAAAAAAGATGCCGCAGAAAAAATGGCTTTAGAACCACAAATAAGAGTTACATATTCTAGACCTGCGAAAAAAGGAAGAGATGTCTTTGGTGGATTATTAAAATTTGGAGAAGCCTGGAGAATTGGAGCAAATGAATCTACAGAAATTTTATTTGTAAACGATGTTAATTTTGGTGGTAAAAACATAAAAGCTGGTCGTTATTCATTAATTATTATTCCTACTGCTACAGAGTGGACATTAAAATTAAATACCGGTTTAGACGGTTGGGGAAATTATGGCTATGATGCCAGCAAAGATATTGCTAGTATTACAGCGCCTGTAGCTAAAAGTAGTAAAGAAATTGAAAACCTTTCTATTGCTTTATACGAGGCTTCAAAAAACACAGTACACCTAAAAATTGGTTGGGATAAAAGTATTGCAGAATTTCCAATTTCAATTAAATAA
- a CDS encoding DUF6503 family protein, which yields MSLRKLFLVIITASVFISCKDDKENTVNKTITTTQDTIVTKKLSKSQKIIAETIAAHGGTLYNTAHFSFVFRGNTYHFKNNGNNFEYKKIYTKDEFSITDALKNGTFSRTINNQEISLSNKLTKSASSGINSVIYFATLPYKLSDSAVNSKFIETTTIKDKQYNVIEVTFNKNGGGEDFDDEFYYWINTNTNKIDYLAYSYNVNKGGVRFRSAYNPRVIDGVTFQDYINYKAETGTHLKDLPKLFEAGKLKEVSRIQTENIINLNKH from the coding sequence ATGTCACTACGTAAATTATTTCTGGTTATTATTACCGCTTCTGTTTTCATCTCATGTAAAGACGACAAAGAAAACACTGTAAACAAAACTATTACCACAACTCAAGATACAATTGTAACTAAAAAACTTAGCAAATCTCAAAAAATAATAGCAGAAACTATAGCTGCACATGGTGGTACATTATATAACACTGCTCACTTTTCTTTTGTTTTTAGAGGAAATACTTATCACTTTAAAAACAACGGAAACAATTTTGAATATAAAAAAATATACACTAAAGATGAGTTTTCTATTACAGATGCTTTGAAAAATGGTACTTTTTCAAGAACAATAAACAATCAAGAAATTTCACTTTCTAATAAGCTTACTAAAAGCGCTTCTTCAGGAATAAACTCTGTAATATATTTTGCCACATTACCTTATAAATTAAGTGATAGTGCTGTTAATTCAAAATTTATTGAAACCACAACTATTAAAGACAAACAATACAATGTTATAGAAGTTACATTTAATAAAAATGGTGGCGGTGAAGATTTTGACGATGAGTTTTATTATTGGATAAATACAAACACAAATAAAATAGACTATTTAGCTTACAGTTATAACGTAAATAAAGGTGGCGTAAGATTTAGAAGTGCCTATAACCCTAGAGTAATAGATGGTGTAACATTTCAAGATTATATAAATTATAAAGCTGAAACAGGAACGCACTTAAAAGATTTACCTAAACTTTTTGAAGCTGGCAAGCTTAAAGAAGTTTCTAGAATACAAACCGAAAATATAATTAACTTAAACAAACACTAA
- a CDS encoding RNA methyltransferase, which translates to MVDNFENEYFGIGIQNGKTPENLGVLWRTAQNLGASYIFTIGNRYAKQACDTHNAVKSMPYFHYKTFEDFYKNIPKGARLVGVELDDSAVALETFHHPRRCVYLLGAEDHGLSKQAIEKSHFLVKFKSQLSLNVAVAGSIVMYDRGINKPRS; encoded by the coding sequence ATGGTAGATAATTTTGAAAATGAATATTTCGGAATAGGAATACAAAACGGAAAAACGCCCGAAAACTTAGGTGTACTTTGGCGAACCGCACAAAATCTAGGAGCAAGTTATATTTTTACAATAGGTAATCGTTATGCAAAGCAAGCTTGTGATACGCATAATGCGGTAAAATCTATGCCTTATTTTCATTATAAAACGTTCGAAGATTTTTATAAAAATATTCCTAAAGGCGCAAGATTAGTTGGTGTGGAGTTAGATGATAGTGCTGTAGCGCTAGAAACCTTTCATCATCCAAGACGTTGCGTATACCTTTTAGGAGCAGAAGATCATGGTTTATCTAAGCAAGCTATAGAAAAAAGCCATTTTTTAGTTAAATTTAAATCGCAATTAAGTTTAAATGTAGCAGTCGCAGGAAGTATTGTTATGTATGATAGAGGAATAAACAAACCAAGGTCGTAA